A part of Emys orbicularis isolate rEmyOrb1 chromosome 13, rEmyOrb1.hap1, whole genome shotgun sequence genomic DNA contains:
- the LOC135888193 gene encoding olfactory receptor 11L1-like produces the protein MHLIGKAEEDNRTVITEFILLGFGNLPELQILLFLVFLVIYIVTMSGNIVIIVLVVADQHLHTPMYYFLGNLSCLETCYTSTILPRMLASLLTGDRTISVSGCFSRLSCFCYLAATECYLLAAMSYDRYLAICKPLRYAALMNGRLCLQLTAGSWMSGFLSCVIMMCFMSQLTFCGPNEIDHFFCDFSPMLKLSCRDTSMITLVSFILASLDSPCPFLLTVTSYVCIIATILRIPSTTGRQKTFSTCSSHLIVVTVFDGTLMIVYLLPKTNTLRALNKVFSVFYTVLTPMLNLLIYSLRNKEVKEALRKIIS, from the coding sequence ATGCACCTCATAGGGAAAGCAGAAGAGGACAATCGAACGGTCATCACAGAATTTATCCTCCTGGGATTCGGGAATCTCCCTGAACTGCAGATCCTTCTCTTCCTGGTtttcctagtgatctacattgtgaccaTGTCCGGGAACATCGTCATCATAgtgctagttgtggctgatcagcaccttcacacccccatgtactacttcctggggaacttgtcctgcttggagacctgctacacctccaccatcctgcccaggatgctggccagtctcctaactggggacagaaccatttctgtcAGTGGCTGTTTTTCACGGTTGTCTTGCTTTTGTTATTTGGCAGCTACAGAATGCTATCTCCTAGCagcgatgtcttatgatcggtatttagcgatatgcAAACCCCTGCGTTATGCAGCCCTGATGAACGGCAGGTTGTGTCTCCAGCTAACAGCGGGGTCTTGGATGAGCGGATTTCTAAGTTGTGTAATAATGATGTGTTTTATGTCACAATTAAcattctgtggccccaatgaaattgaccatttcttttgtgatttttctCCAATGCTAAAACTCTCCTGCAGAGACACCAGCATGATCACACTGGTTAGTTTCATACTCGCCTCCCTAGACTCGCCTTGCCCATTTCTATTAACTGTGACATCCTATGTTTGTATCATTGCTActatcctgagaatcccttccaccaccgggaggcaaaagaccttttccacctgctcctctcacctcattgtggttACAGTTTTCGATGGGACCCTAATGATTGTGTATCTGCTACCAAAAACCAATACACTGAGAGCCCTgaacaaagtgttctctgtcttctacacagtcctgactcccatGCTCAACCTCCTCATCTACAGCCTGCGAAACAAAGAGGTGAAGGAGGCCCTGAGAAAGATCATCAGTTAA